The Arachis hypogaea cultivar Tifrunner chromosome 19, arahy.Tifrunner.gnm2.J5K5, whole genome shotgun sequence genome has a window encoding:
- the LOC112775809 gene encoding protein ACTIVITY OF BC1 COMPLEX KINASE 7, chloroplastic isoform X2, giving the protein MPRVRMQFSPLKSSAAISPDLFFRVNSSIRMALHGCYCHHIKLTNHRRTPNSFSFSSYISNPKFPKNKRGQRDSSENDAYPRFLVVMRQTELPASNSKYGTNGKAVRMVPSSEVVKRSTLSDNKVKTVNGAKQNVNRAATIVKRDVNPPLTKAVKSRTSEELPPLEELKVLQLGPTFIKLGQLSSTRSDLFPREFVDELAKLQDKVPAFSPKKAKSFIESELGASISLLFREFEDRPIAAASLGLVA; this is encoded by the exons ATGCCAAGGGTGCGGATGCAATTCTCTCCTTTGAAAAGTTCTGCTGCAATCTCCCCAGACCTCTTCTTCAG GGTTAATTCATCAATAAGAATGGCTTTGCATGGTTGCTATTGTCACCATATAAAGTTGACAAATCATAGAAGAACACCAAACTCCTTCAGCTTCTCATCCTACATTTCGAATCCCAAGTTTCCAAAGAATAAAAGGGGACAGCGTGATTCATCAGAGAATGATGCATATCCCAGGTTCCTGGTTGTAATGCGTCAGACAGAATTGCctgcatcaaattcaaagtatGGTACCAATGGAAAAGCTGTTAGAATGGTACCCTCAAGTGAGGTAGTGAAGAGAAGCACACTGTCAGATAATAAGGTGAAGACAGTGAATGGTGCAAAACAAAATGTTAATAGAGCAGCAACTATTGTAAAAAGAGATGTTAACCCACCCTTAACCAAGGCAGTGAAATCAAGAACCTCTGAAGAACTTCCACCGCTGGAGGAGCTCAAGGTTTTGCAGCTTGGTCCAACTTTCATCAAGCTTGGGCAGTTATCATCAACAAGGTCAGATCTATTTCCACGTGAATTTGTGGATGAGCTAGCAAAGTTGCAG GACAAGGTCCCTGCCTTCTCTCCAAAGAAAGCAAAAAGCTTCATTGAGAGTGAATTGGGAGCTTCCATTAGCTTACTGTTTAGGGAGTTCGAAGATCGGCCAATAGCCGCTGCTAGTCTTGGTCTGGTAGCATAA
- the LOC112779894 gene encoding factor Xa inhibitor BuXI encodes MKATTTTNVFAIFILFAFISIHLPSLATAELLDTDGNLIRNGGLYYILPVFRGNGGGIGRTSTGNETCPLTVVQQRSEVDNGLPIIISSPFRIGFLYEGLPLDLSFSFVPLCTPTPSKWTLVRGLREGEGATVKLTGFYENEMQGWFEIRKHLDDHKLTFCASSNNNCMDIGVKRDDEGNRLLVATEDNPFVVVFKNATSSSYSA; translated from the coding sequence atgaaggcTACAACCACCACCAATGTCTTCGCCATTTTCATTCTCTTTGCATTCATCTCCATCCACCTACCTTCTTTAGCCACGGCTGAGTTGCTCGACACAGACGGCAACCTTATTCGAAACGGCGGCTTATACTACATCCTCCCAGTTTTTCGAGGCAACGGTGGTGGAATAGGCCGAACATCCACCGGAAATGAAACGTGTCCACTAACCGTTGTCCAACAACGCTCCGAAGTGGACAACGGATTACCAATTATAATTTCATCTCCATTCAGAATCGGTTTTCTCTATGAAGGACTTCCTTTGGACCTATCCTTTTCATTTGTTCCTTTGTGTACTCCTACTCCTTCTAAGTGGACCCTCGTTAGGGGTCTACGAGAAGGAGAAGGAGCCACGGTGAAACTCACCGGTTTTTACGAGAACGAGATGCAGGGTTGGTTTGAGATAAGAAAACACTTGGATGACCATAAACTTACCTTCTGTGCTTCTTCAAATAATAATTGCATGGATATTGGGGTTAAACGTGATGATGAGGGAAATAGGCTTTTGGTTGCAACGGAAGATAACCCTTTTGTGGTTGTGTTTAAGAATGCTACGTCGTCGTCTTATTCTGCTTGA
- the LOC112775809 gene encoding protein ACTIVITY OF BC1 COMPLEX KINASE 7, chloroplastic isoform X3, translating into MQFSPLKSSAAISPDLFFRVNSSIRMALHGCYCHHIKLTNHRRTPNSFSFSSYISNPKFPKNKRGQRDSSENDAYPRFLVVMRQTELPASNSKYGTNGKAVRMVPSSEVVKRSTLSDNKVKTVNGAKQNVNRAATIVKRDVNPPLTKAVKSRTSEELPPLEELKVLQLGPTFIKLGQLSSTRSDLFPREFVDELAKLQDKVPAFSPKKAKSFIESELGASISLLFREFEDRPIAAASLGLVA; encoded by the exons ATGCAATTCTCTCCTTTGAAAAGTTCTGCTGCAATCTCCCCAGACCTCTTCTTCAG GGTTAATTCATCAATAAGAATGGCTTTGCATGGTTGCTATTGTCACCATATAAAGTTGACAAATCATAGAAGAACACCAAACTCCTTCAGCTTCTCATCCTACATTTCGAATCCCAAGTTTCCAAAGAATAAAAGGGGACAGCGTGATTCATCAGAGAATGATGCATATCCCAGGTTCCTGGTTGTAATGCGTCAGACAGAATTGCctgcatcaaattcaaagtatGGTACCAATGGAAAAGCTGTTAGAATGGTACCCTCAAGTGAGGTAGTGAAGAGAAGCACACTGTCAGATAATAAGGTGAAGACAGTGAATGGTGCAAAACAAAATGTTAATAGAGCAGCAACTATTGTAAAAAGAGATGTTAACCCACCCTTAACCAAGGCAGTGAAATCAAGAACCTCTGAAGAACTTCCACCGCTGGAGGAGCTCAAGGTTTTGCAGCTTGGTCCAACTTTCATCAAGCTTGGGCAGTTATCATCAACAAGGTCAGATCTATTTCCACGTGAATTTGTGGATGAGCTAGCAAAGTTGCAG GACAAGGTCCCTGCCTTCTCTCCAAAGAAAGCAAAAAGCTTCATTGAGAGTGAATTGGGAGCTTCCATTAGCTTACTGTTTAGGGAGTTCGAAGATCGGCCAATAGCCGCTGCTAGTCTTGGTCTGGTAGCATAA
- the LOC112775809 gene encoding protein ACTIVITY OF BC1 COMPLEX KINASE 7, chloroplastic isoform X1, which yields MLAGLESLPEAYQQRIVSMMEQVSWVNSSIRMALHGCYCHHIKLTNHRRTPNSFSFSSYISNPKFPKNKRGQRDSSENDAYPRFLVVMRQTELPASNSKYGTNGKAVRMVPSSEVVKRSTLSDNKVKTVNGAKQNVNRAATIVKRDVNPPLTKAVKSRTSEELPPLEELKVLQLGPTFIKLGQLSSTRSDLFPREFVDELAKLQDKVPAFSPKKAKSFIESELGASISLLFREFEDRPIAAASLGLVA from the exons ATGTTAGCTGGTTTGGAATCACTTCCAGAAGCTTATCAGCAAAGAATAGTGTCCATGATGGAACAAGTTAGCTG GGTTAATTCATCAATAAGAATGGCTTTGCATGGTTGCTATTGTCACCATATAAAGTTGACAAATCATAGAAGAACACCAAACTCCTTCAGCTTCTCATCCTACATTTCGAATCCCAAGTTTCCAAAGAATAAAAGGGGACAGCGTGATTCATCAGAGAATGATGCATATCCCAGGTTCCTGGTTGTAATGCGTCAGACAGAATTGCctgcatcaaattcaaagtatGGTACCAATGGAAAAGCTGTTAGAATGGTACCCTCAAGTGAGGTAGTGAAGAGAAGCACACTGTCAGATAATAAGGTGAAGACAGTGAATGGTGCAAAACAAAATGTTAATAGAGCAGCAACTATTGTAAAAAGAGATGTTAACCCACCCTTAACCAAGGCAGTGAAATCAAGAACCTCTGAAGAACTTCCACCGCTGGAGGAGCTCAAGGTTTTGCAGCTTGGTCCAACTTTCATCAAGCTTGGGCAGTTATCATCAACAAGGTCAGATCTATTTCCACGTGAATTTGTGGATGAGCTAGCAAAGTTGCAG GACAAGGTCCCTGCCTTCTCTCCAAAGAAAGCAAAAAGCTTCATTGAGAGTGAATTGGGAGCTTCCATTAGCTTACTGTTTAGGGAGTTCGAAGATCGGCCAATAGCCGCTGCTAGTCTTGGTCTGGTAGCATAA